Within the Eleginops maclovinus isolate JMC-PN-2008 ecotype Puerto Natales chromosome 5, JC_Emac_rtc_rv5, whole genome shotgun sequence genome, the region TTTataacatgcaaataaaaaacgaCCCTTGATTCAtgtctgcttttgtgttgtaatgCAAGGAGGAAATTATATGTCTTAGAGGAAATGTAATGAATTGCTGACTGCtttgaaaccctctttattagtcacatacatgcacacagcagagcacacagtgaaattagtcctctgcatttaacccatcctagtactaggagcagtgggcagctattgtgcagcgcccggggagcaatggggaggggggattggaggtgtccggtgccttgctcaagggcaccacagcagggcataggaggcgaactgggacctctccaagtagcagtccactttccatatttcaagtctgttcggggacttgaaccggcgaccctacgattcccagtccaagtccctactgactgagccactgctggacgctGCTTTAACTATTAACACAAATACTTTCTTTGCTTTGGACTTACACGGACAAAGTTATTTAGTGGTAAGTGaggtaaaatatttacaattttcaACTGAAATCAGGCAGTCCCTGGGTTAGACAAAGGCCAAAGGTAGTCTTATCTTGGTCTTTTTCAATGTGAAGCCATGAGCGTATGAGGATTTAGTTTCCTCTCGGTTTCAAAGGATTTTGCATACAGGTAGAGGCCACAATGAAGTTTGAGAACATTCTAGCAGACATTGATGGATTTGGAAGATTTCAGATAATGATAATTGTGATCAGCTTCATCGGTCGCTTCACATTGCCGTGCCACTTCATGCTAAACAACTTCATAGCGGCTGTTCCCCCTCACCACTGCGACATCAGCTTTCTGGATGATGGAGGATTTTTTGGTAATTTATCTCAGGCAGAGAGGCTTATTGTAACTATTCCAGTCCAGGACGATGGGACTCTTAACTCCTGTCAGATGTTTGCAGAGCCTCAGTATTATCTGCTGCTGAACTCCTCCAGCAGGACTGAAGTACCAACAGTGCCTTGCCAGAATGGATGGGTGTACGATAACGCCACCTTCAAGTCAACGCTGACCTCTCAGGTGAACTTCATTTCTTGTTAGTCACCATGGACCTTTTGAGAAGCTCATGTCCTCAAACACCAGAGTGAACATCTTTCTTTCTATATGTTTATTCCAGTGGGACCTGGTTTGTGataaaagagggaaaaacaaagcaacTGCTACAATCTTCTTTGTTGGAGTGATGTTTGGAGCTGTGACCTTTGGAAGTCTGAGTGACAGGTATCGGGCTTGGCTGTTTAGTATGTAGCTTTAAACTAATTACCAGGAGTTAAATCTCTAAATCCTTCTTCAATTAAATATTGGAGAATATTTTGCTTTCCGTAGGTTCGGCCGAAGGATCATGCTGTTGGTGTCCTATGTGTCTGGAATGCTCTTTGCTATTGCAAGTGCTTTTTCTACGTCCTACTTGATGTTTGCAGTGCTGAGGTTCTTCACCGGGTTTTGCATCACCGGCATCGTCATTGTCTCAGCAGTCCTCagtaataacatgttttcacGTCATGTTGAGTTCACGTCAGAAGTTTAGGCCACCAAATGCTGAAGTTGAAACCTGATTTCATGTTTGCAGGTGTGGAGTGGGTGGACATCAAGCACAGGAAACTGGTTGGGGTGATTGATAGCTTATCCTGGACATTTGGGAACACAGTATTTGCAGCTATTGCTTACTTTGTGAACGATTGGCGGTGGCTAATTGTGAGTGTCACCTCACCTCTAATCTTGGCCATCATCACCTGGAGGTAAGACTCAGAAGCTCAGCTTTACTCTAATAGAAAATCCCTACAGAAAGCCCGGGAGGGGTAGTGATTTGGGTTGTTTAACATTTGCATTGTTTAAAGATCAACATTGGGGGATGAAAAAGTGATgttatttaatcacattttattggATATTTAGTATATTTGGTCTTTTGCGTCTCTTTTGTCGGTACACAGTACATTTTTGGCTGCACCTGTACCCAACTGGGGCTAGATAAGATACTTGATtagatacattttattattcaatttagttttgtttttttatgtaaacatgCAATACAACTCATTAAGATGTAAaacaaaaggataaaaaaaatgtgtctttgtcttCAACATTAGGTGGATGCCAGAGTCTGCAAGGTGGCTCATTGCCAACGGAAAGCTGAAGCAAGCTCAGATGTATCTGAAAAAATGTGCCAAGATGAACCGAAGAGAGGAGTCAATTCAGACACTGAACACAGAGGTTATCACTTTCCATGTGACATCAAGAAAACTAACAAGATCTCAGATGCAGTCTTGGCCCTGTAATTTTAACTTTCAATGTCATTTGTTCACATTGTGGAAGTAATAATGCTGCTTTGCATTCTTTCAGACACTAGCAACTATTGTTGTGACTGAGAAAAGAGATCGGACCTATTCCTACCTCGATCTGATACGAACACCAAAGATAAGGAAACTGGCTCTACGTACTGGTATAGTTTGGTCTGTATTCCCAATGCCAATCTCCTGAATGATTTTAGGCCTTAAATGTTatgtctttgtgtcagaaagGTCAGTTATACATTATGAAACACAAGCTATCAGTTTGATTGAATGAGTCTCACTTTTCCTTCCTTTAGGTTTTGCGTGGCAACTGCATTTTATGGTATCAGCTTCAACCTCACAGGCTTCGGTCTCAACATCTACCTCACTCAGTTTGCCTATGCTAGTATTGAGCTCCCAGCCAAAATTTCTGTTTACTACTTACTGGATAAGATCGGCAGACGACGCACTGAAGTGGGAGCTCTGCTGATGACTGCCGCATGTCTTGGAATGAACATTGTAATACCTAAAGGTACGGCACTCATTGAAGACCACAGACTGTTGGTGTTTAAACAAGAAATTACACTCATTATTcctgaaaatataaacaactaCAACAATAATATACCACCCCTGATGCTGATGTTCTGCTTTCAGATATGTCTGTCGTCAGGACAGTGGTGTCGGTCGTGGGAAAAGGGTTTTCTGCTGCATCCTTTGGGACGATTGTACTCTACAGTTCTGAGCTCTATCCCACTGTTGTAAGGTAAATATGGCCTTTGTTTTCTTATCAATCTGAAAAGAACATGTTTCCTTATTAAGATTTGTACACATTGAACATTGAATAAATCCACTTATTCTACCTTAACCAATAAAATCAGCATTTAGAGCCTCAACGTTGGTCTCTTATCGTTCTTTTCAGGCAGAACGGTATGGGTTACAACTCCTTCATGGCTCGGATTGGTGTAGCTGTGGCTCCTTTGATTCTCTTACTGGATGAGGTGTGGAAGGAGTTGCCTCAGGTCGTACTTTTCTCTGCGGCTGTACTTGGGGGGATAGTGGCAAGAATGCTGCCCGAGACACGAAACAGGTGCCTGCCAGAGACGATAGAGGACATTGAAAGCAGTGGTCAAATTTGAAGTAGAATTATCTTCAGATAAAGTTTGGTTGGTtgtgaggaaacattgagaGATGGAAGGAAAACCGACGGGAGATTATGCTCTGTGTTAggagtaaaactaaaataagatCTATTGACAGTTATAGGAAAATAAATTAAGTCAATATAATATCTTGTTAAAGAACCAAAACTGATCCATTTGGGGCTCCAAACCTCAGGATGGGTATCAATGTAATAAggtgatttaaatatttgatgcaTGTACAGTGATTAAAATGTATCCATAATAAATGCCCGAATAACCATATCGTAAAACTCTGTCACCTTTTTATCTGTATATCACAAGATGACTTCCATGTAAGGTAATACACACAGCTTTAATAAAGTAACCACTGAGATAAACTTACCTCactgaaatgtgttgatttgtCTTTAGCATGCCTaaatttgtttatatatttataatcaaGCAAATTAATATTTGTACCTACTTCTTCACCAAATCAGTATCTTATCACAAGACAATACACTAGACACCACACTACAATTGGTAGGCTTAGCTAATGAATATGTACGCAGAGATTAAGTCAAAGCTTCTTTattaaagaaacaaagcaagcacaaatgtttttttatgactCAGCAATCTCCTTAAGAAAAGTCAACCACATCTAAATGACATGTTTCTGATATTCCTTTTGAAAATCTTAATAGCCATGTCTAATATTTGCTGCTGATATTTTATCTGACATTACAGTTAGTTACAGAATTAACATtgatggggaaaaaaaccaAACCAACATTGataggaataaaataacaaaagaaaacaaaatataaaaatcaaaATGCCAAAAAACATTAAGATACAATGATACAAGAAGATCTAAAACTAAAAGTATGCAGTTGTTTTCCAGGACACCTCTTGGCTGTTGCTCAGTACTGGGAATACTCCTTGCTATCTAGTTTGGCAATGATTCGCTCCAGCTGTCTTTTAGCTTCACATTGGGGGAAGTTACTCATTTCATAGTACTGAGGGGCAATCTTCACCAGCCtgcaacagaaaaaggaaagaaatatgtCAGGAGATCAAACCATACTCAACTATATGAATCTTTATGAACATGTAGTACTAGAGAAATGATTGCACACATACCACTCTGGTTTGATGTCTGTGCAAGTGCGGATGTAGTTTTTGGTGGTCAGGACAAATTCATTGTAGAGCACCCACTCTGGTTTGTGGTCCAGGACTGTGGATGGATGAAGTTGTACCACTTGGTTGTCTTTGACAGTGAGGTAATGACCTGTGCGCTCCAAATGAGCCACCTGGAggataaaaaacatattaaataatatgGTACAAAATCTATGGTACACACTTCAGTTATATCCCGTTGTGAAATATGTCATTAGATCAGCATCCTATCAAAGAGCTACTTAAAACATATCCTAATCTGTGTTCACCTGCATGAAGAAGCCGGTGCAGAGGGCCCTGCGGATGTTGGTGTAGTAATCTCTGCTGGTGAACTCTGTGCTCCGGCGGGGCAGGTTGAAGCGGTCCATGATCCTGGACAGCTGCTGGCGAACGTTGTCAGCAGACATCAGTGAGCGGTAGTTGACAAAGTTGTCATAGCACCACTGGTTGGCCTCGTGGTCTGAAAAAAGCATTAGAAGGAATCCGACATCTGGTTTAGTCTCAGGAATTTAAGAGAAGAATTATATTTATCTAACTTTGTGTAATGTAAAACGAGTCGCTTAAAATGATAAACGCCACTGAGAATTATCATCCATATTTACAGTCACTGGAACAAGAAAATGATAAATCATcttatcaatatttaaaaagtggacAAAGTAAGCAAAAAGATGACACAAAAGTGGATTAGGAGTCCAATGATCATTTTACTCGTGACAGAGTGTTTCAATGGTGCAACATGAAAGAAAGACACATGTTGCAGAACTCTCCAAAGTTTACTTGAACTGCTTATTGTTACTGCCAGTCAATGTTTA harbors:
- the LOC134865214 gene encoding solute carrier family 22 member 7-like gives rise to the protein MKFENILADIDGFGRFQIMIIVISFIGRFTLPCHFMLNNFIAAVPPHHCDISFLDDGGFFGNLSQAERLIVTIPVQDDGTLNSCQMFAEPQYYLLLNSSSRTEVPTVPCQNGWVYDNATFKSTLTSQWDLVCDKRGKNKATATIFFVGVMFGAVTFGSLSDRFGRRIMLLVSYVSGMLFAIASAFSTSYLMFAVLRFFTGFCITGIVIVSAVLSVEWVDIKHRKLVGVIDSLSWTFGNTVFAAIAYFVNDWRWLIVSVTSPLILAIITWRWMPESARWLIANGKLKQAQMYLKKCAKMNRREESIQTLNTETLATIVVTEKRDRTYSYLDLIRTPKIRKLALRTGIVWFCVATAFYGISFNLTGFGLNIYLTQFAYASIELPAKISVYYLLDKIGRRRTEVGALLMTAACLGMNIVIPKDMSVVRTVVSVVGKGFSAASFGTIVLYSSELYPTVVRQNGMGYNSFMARIGVAVAPLILLLDEVWKELPQVVLFSAAVLGGIVARMLPETRNRCLPETIEDIESSGQI